From Vicingus serpentipes, the proteins below share one genomic window:
- a CDS encoding ABC transporter ATP-binding protein, with the protein MSKNKVSIASVFKTIIWPRKKLLFVGLLLIVISRLASLVLPGASKYLMDDVIVNKDFDKLYTIILWVAGAIVVQAITSFALTRLLSVEAQHLIAQLRVKVQQKVLSLPINFFDNSKSGELVSRIMSDVEGVRNLVGTGLVQLVGGSLTSIISLILLIKISPMMTAYVLIPVAIFGFVAMKAFGFIRPIFRERGKINAEVTGRLTETLNGVRVVKGFNAEQQEIKAFETGVNKLYNNVKTSLTSTAIVTSSATLLLGLASAGIMGIGGYMIMNDELTFGDFLAFTLYLGFMIAPIVQMSNIGSQLTEGFAGLDRTEEIMNMESEHDLAQRVHELKDLKGDIKFENVSFAYEEDKEVIKNISIDAPQGSVTALVGSSGSGKSTIASLVSSFLIPDSGKITIDGHDLATATLNSYRQHLGVVLQDDFLFEGTIRENITFPRPNSTEEAIQEAVKVAYVNEFTDRFELGLETVIGERGVKLSGGQRQRIAIARAVLANPKILILDEATSNLDTESEALIQESLSKLMEGRTTFVIAHRLSTIRKADQILVVENGEIKEKGNHNELIKLKGRYHELFTYQARI; encoded by the coding sequence ATGAGTAAAAATAAAGTATCTATTGCAAGTGTATTCAAAACTATTATTTGGCCACGTAAAAAATTACTTTTTGTAGGGTTATTACTTATTGTAATAAGTCGTTTGGCAAGTTTGGTATTGCCTGGAGCATCAAAGTACTTAATGGATGACGTAATTGTAAACAAAGATTTTGATAAACTCTACACCATTATTTTATGGGTTGCAGGCGCAATTGTGGTTCAGGCTATTACTTCATTTGCTTTAACTCGGTTACTAAGTGTTGAAGCACAACATTTAATAGCTCAATTAAGAGTTAAAGTTCAGCAAAAGGTATTGAGCTTGCCAATTAACTTCTTTGATAATAGTAAATCTGGTGAATTAGTTTCTCGAATTATGAGTGATGTAGAAGGAGTGAGAAATTTAGTAGGAACAGGATTGGTTCAATTAGTTGGAGGGTCATTAACTTCTATTATTTCACTTATTTTATTAATTAAAATAAGTCCAATGATGACGGCTTACGTGCTAATTCCTGTAGCTATTTTTGGTTTTGTAGCTATGAAAGCTTTTGGTTTTATTCGTCCAATATTTAGAGAGCGTGGTAAAATAAATGCAGAAGTTACAGGCCGATTAACGGAAACATTAAACGGTGTAAGAGTTGTAAAGGGCTTTAATGCAGAACAACAAGAAATTAAAGCCTTTGAAACAGGAGTGAATAAATTGTATAACAATGTAAAAACCAGTTTAACATCTACTGCAATTGTAACTAGTTCAGCTACTTTATTGCTAGGTTTAGCTTCTGCTGGAATTATGGGGATAGGTGGTTATATGATTATGAATGATGAATTAACTTTTGGAGACTTTTTAGCATTTACCTTGTATTTAGGATTTATGATTGCTCCAATAGTACAAATGAGCAATATTGGTAGTCAGTTAACAGAAGGCTTTGCAGGATTGGATAGAACGGAAGAAATTATGAATATGGAATCTGAACATGATTTAGCGCAACGTGTCCATGAGTTAAAAGACTTGAAAGGAGATATTAAATTTGAGAATGTTTCTTTTGCTTACGAAGAAGATAAAGAGGTAATTAAAAATATTTCTATAGACGCGCCTCAAGGTTCAGTAACAGCTTTGGTTGGCTCTTCTGGTTCGGGCAAAAGTACTATTGCAAGCTTAGTTTCCTCTTTTTTAATTCCAGATTCAGGAAAAATTACAATAGATGGACATGATTTAGCTACAGCTACTTTAAATAGTTACAGACAACATTTGGGAGTGGTGTTGCAAGACGACTTTTTATTTGAAGGAACTATCCGAGAGAATATAACTTTTCCAAGACCAAATTCTACTGAGGAAGCAATACAGGAAGCTGTAAAAGTTGCTTATGTAAATGAATTTACAGACCGTTTTGAGTTAGGTTTAGAAACCGTAATTGGAGAAAGAGGTGTTAAACTTTCTGGTGGGCAACGCCAACGTATTGCTATTGCTAGAGCTGTTTTAGCAAATCCAAAAATATTAATATTAGATGAAGCGACTTCTAATTTAGATACCGAAAGTGAAGCATTAATTCAAGAGAGCTTGTCTAAATTAATGGAGGGTAGAACCACTTTTGTAATTGCTCACCGATTAAGTACTATTCGTAAAGCTGACCAAATTTTGGTTGTTGAAAATGGCGAGATTAAAGAGAAAGGAAATCATAATGAGTTGATAAAGTTGAAAGGTAGATACCATGAGCTATTTACTTATCAAGCAAGGATTTAA
- the hrpB gene encoding ATP-dependent helicase HrpB: protein MSFDYQSIDLPVKEVIPNIQKGLANSSTLIVKAPPGAGKSTLVPLALLNDTWLKGQKIIMLEPRRLAAKTIANRMADLLGENVGETVGYRIRFENRISDKTKLEVVTEGILTRMIHQDNGLEGVGLVVFDEFHERSIHADVAMALCREAQEVLRPDLRILVMSATLDMPELAKMLTAEVVESKGRQYPVEIKYTGDSDSFLLPELAARAIKNALTEQKGDVLVFLPGQGEIKKCEQILKQSLSGVMIHPLYGQLPPYQQMAAIMPNKEGKRKVVLATNIAETSLTIEGIKIVIDSGFERVAKFNPNSGLSRLETVQISKDSADQRAGRAGRLSEGTCYRMWTTATQSRLDEHGIPEIEQADLSSLVLDMAQWGISDPQQLTWLSPPPKGHVAKASDLLHELEALEEGRITQHGKQLHNLPTHPRIAQMLVKAQENNQLALATDIAAILEERDPLPKESGIDINLRIEALRRFRRDKIGGKQFSRIEKIANQYRQLFKIEANNNSIDDFETGLLLAYAYPERIACARPGNNGQFQMANGRLASAGHKDDLAHEPWLAIANVNDKSGMGKIFMASPIDPKDLVSLVKTKEVITWDTRLGGLIASKDLRIGSIILKSTPLAAPDESQLIKAITEAIKKEGKTLLNWDEDIEQWQNRILSLSQWDKSEQWPDVSVEKLLENNEVWLSPYLNKVKKPEDLKKINLKEVLQYSLDQKLQEKLNLLAPSKVEVPSGSMIKLNYQANASAPVLAVRLQECFGLTETPTVNNGKTSVLMHLLSPGFKIVQITSDLKSFWKTGYFDVRKDLRMKYKRHYWPENPLEVEAIKGSRKRNNN from the coding sequence TTGAGTTTCGATTATCAATCAATAGACTTACCAGTTAAAGAGGTTATTCCTAATATTCAAAAAGGATTAGCTAATTCTTCTACGCTTATAGTAAAAGCACCTCCAGGAGCAGGAAAAAGTACATTAGTCCCTTTAGCATTACTAAATGATACTTGGCTAAAAGGTCAAAAAATTATAATGCTTGAACCAAGGAGATTGGCAGCAAAAACAATAGCAAACCGAATGGCTGATTTACTAGGAGAAAATGTAGGTGAGACTGTTGGTTACCGTATTCGTTTTGAAAATAGAATTAGTGATAAAACTAAATTAGAAGTTGTTACAGAAGGAATTTTAACCAGAATGATTCATCAAGATAATGGGTTAGAAGGTGTTGGGTTGGTTGTTTTTGATGAGTTTCACGAGCGTAGCATACATGCTGATGTTGCAATGGCTTTATGCAGAGAGGCTCAGGAAGTATTAAGGCCTGACTTAAGAATATTAGTAATGTCGGCAACATTAGATATGCCTGAATTAGCTAAAATGCTAACAGCAGAAGTTGTTGAAAGTAAAGGGAGGCAATACCCTGTAGAAATAAAATATACGGGAGATAGCGACTCTTTTTTACTACCTGAATTAGCTGCAAGAGCAATTAAAAATGCTTTGACTGAACAAAAAGGGGATGTATTGGTTTTTTTACCTGGGCAAGGAGAGATTAAAAAATGTGAGCAGATTTTAAAACAAAGTTTAAGTGGAGTTATGATTCACCCGCTTTATGGACAATTACCTCCATACCAACAAATGGCAGCCATTATGCCAAACAAAGAAGGTAAAAGAAAAGTAGTTTTAGCTACCAATATTGCAGAAACTAGTTTAACTATAGAAGGAATTAAAATTGTGATTGACTCCGGTTTTGAACGAGTTGCTAAATTCAATCCTAATTCTGGTTTATCAAGATTGGAAACGGTACAAATTTCAAAAGATTCAGCCGACCAACGTGCTGGTAGAGCAGGAAGATTAAGTGAAGGAACTTGTTATAGAATGTGGACTACAGCAACTCAATCTCGATTAGATGAGCATGGAATACCTGAAATTGAACAAGCTGATTTAAGTTCTTTGGTTTTAGATATGGCTCAATGGGGAATAAGTGATCCGCAACAGCTAACATGGTTATCACCTCCTCCAAAAGGACATGTCGCTAAAGCATCTGATTTGCTTCATGAATTAGAGGCTTTAGAAGAGGGGAGAATTACACAGCATGGAAAGCAGCTTCATAACTTACCAACTCACCCAAGGATTGCACAAATGTTAGTTAAAGCACAAGAAAACAATCAATTAGCTTTAGCTACAGATATAGCTGCAATATTAGAAGAACGAGATCCTTTGCCAAAAGAATCAGGTATAGACATCAATTTAAGAATTGAAGCTTTAAGAAGATTTAGAAGAGATAAAATAGGTGGAAAACAATTTTCAAGAATAGAAAAGATTGCTAATCAATACCGACAATTATTTAAAATCGAAGCAAATAATAACTCTATTGACGATTTTGAGACAGGTTTATTATTAGCTTATGCTTATCCGGAAAGAATTGCATGCGCTCGACCTGGAAATAATGGGCAATTCCAAATGGCAAATGGAAGATTGGCTTCTGCTGGTCATAAGGATGATTTAGCACACGAACCCTGGTTGGCTATTGCTAATGTAAATGATAAGTCTGGAATGGGTAAAATATTTATGGCTTCACCTATCGACCCTAAAGATTTAGTAAGTTTAGTAAAGACTAAAGAAGTTATAACTTGGGATACTCGCTTAGGTGGATTAATAGCAAGTAAAGATTTAAGAATAGGAAGTATTATTTTAAAAAGTACGCCTTTAGCAGCACCGGATGAAAGTCAGTTAATAAAAGCTATTACAGAAGCCATAAAAAAAGAAGGCAAAACATTATTAAATTGGGATGAAGACATTGAGCAATGGCAAAATAGAATATTATCGCTTAGTCAATGGGATAAATCTGAACAATGGCCAGATGTTTCTGTAGAGAAATTATTAGAAAACAATGAAGTTTGGTTAAGTCCCTATTTAAATAAAGTTAAAAAACCAGAAGATTTAAAGAAAATTAATCTAAAAGAAGTTTTGCAATATAGTTTAGATCAAAAATTACAAGAAAAGCTAAATTTATTAGCTCCTTCAAAAGTTGAAGTTCCTAGTGGTTCTATGATAAAGTTAAATTATCAAGCAAATGCTTCTGCACCTGTGTTAGCTGTTCGTTTGCAAGAGTGCTTTGGATTAACTGAAACACCTACAGTTAATAATGGTAAAACAAGTGTTTTGATGCATTTGTTGTCACCCGGATTTAAAATTGTGCAAATTACAAGCGATTTAAAGAGCTTTTGGAAAACTGGTTACTTTGATGTTAGAAAAGATCTTAGAATGAAGTATAAAAGACATTATTGGCCTGAAAATCCATTAGAGGTAGAAGCTATTAAAGGTTCAAGAAAAAGAAATAACAATTAA
- a CDS encoding DEAD/DEAH box helicase: MEYSFEQLNLSKHLRYAIEDLGFEKPTPIQAEAFPVILSGKDVVGISQTGTGKTLAFMLPLLDELKFSKQTTPRIVVLVPTRELVIQLVEQIQEFSKYMDLRVVGVYGGVNMNPQREAVAQGCDIVVGTPGRLYDLTLTRALQLKAVKKLVIDEVDIMLDLGFRVQLTNIFELLPERRQNIMFSATMTEEVDALIDDFFIAPHKIAIALSGTPLENISQQCYAVENFYTKVNLLAHLLEDKEEFRKVLVFTSNKKTADRLFSKLEEDFSSEMSIIHSNKTQNYRIKSIEAFDEGTHRVLIATDIIARGLDFDKVSHVINFDTPTYPENYMHRIGRTGRAEEEGKTILFYTEKEASAKLEIEDLMDYKIPQMDFPSDVEISKDLLPEEQPDDFEGNHNRNLKKRNLNPGFHEKKEKNKKTNQGGSYYRELAKKYKKPKTKGDKNFNRRNKKK; the protein is encoded by the coding sequence ATGGAATATAGTTTTGAGCAGTTGAATTTATCTAAACATTTGCGCTATGCAATTGAAGATTTGGGCTTTGAAAAACCAACACCCATTCAAGCTGAAGCATTTCCTGTCATCTTATCTGGTAAAGATGTAGTAGGTATTTCTCAGACAGGAACAGGAAAAACATTAGCTTTTATGCTTCCTTTATTGGACGAATTAAAGTTTTCAAAACAAACAACTCCAAGAATTGTCGTTTTAGTACCTACTCGCGAATTGGTAATTCAGTTAGTTGAGCAAATTCAAGAATTCTCTAAATATATGGACTTACGTGTAGTAGGTGTATATGGTGGAGTTAATATGAACCCTCAACGTGAAGCAGTTGCTCAAGGATGTGATATAGTAGTAGGAACACCAGGTAGGTTGTATGATTTAACATTAACTAGAGCTTTACAATTAAAAGCTGTAAAAAAGTTAGTAATTGATGAAGTTGATATTATGCTTGACTTAGGGTTTAGGGTTCAGTTAACTAATATTTTTGAACTCTTGCCAGAAAGAAGGCAAAACATCATGTTTTCGGCAACAATGACAGAAGAAGTTGATGCTTTAATTGATGACTTTTTTATTGCACCACATAAAATAGCAATAGCCTTAAGTGGAACACCTCTTGAAAATATCTCTCAACAATGTTATGCTGTTGAAAATTTTTATACCAAAGTAAATTTATTGGCTCATCTTTTAGAAGATAAAGAGGAGTTTAGAAAGGTATTGGTTTTTACATCAAACAAAAAAACTGCAGATAGGTTATTTAGCAAACTTGAAGAAGATTTCAGTTCTGAGATGAGTATTATTCATTCTAATAAAACTCAAAATTACAGGATAAAATCAATTGAGGCTTTTGATGAAGGAACACATCGGGTATTGATAGCTACCGATATAATTGCCAGAGGGTTAGATTTTGATAAAGTATCGCATGTTATTAATTTCGATACACCAACTTATCCTGAAAACTACATGCACCGAATTGGTAGAACTGGTCGTGCAGAAGAAGAAGGAAAAACTATTCTTTTTTACACAGAGAAAGAAGCTAGTGCTAAATTGGAAATTGAAGATTTGATGGATTATAAAATTCCTCAGATGGATTTTCCTAGTGATGTTGAAATTTCAAAAGATTTATTGCCTGAGGAACAGCCGGATGATTTTGAAGGAAATCATAACCGAAATTTAAAGAAGCGAAATTTAAATCCTGGCTTTCATGAAAAGAAAGAAAAGAATAAGAAAACCAATCAAGGCGGTTCTTATTATAGAGAACTAGCCAAAAAATATAAAAAGCCTAAAACTAAAGGCGATAAAAATTTCAATAGAAGAAATAAGAAAAAATAG
- a CDS encoding cold-shock protein — translation MAKSQQTYNKKEKEKKRLKKRKDKLEKKEERKANSTGGDFDSMIAYVDENGMITDTPPDPTKKKRVIKAENIEIGVPKREEEAEEDKIRQGKVSFFDGSKGFGFILDMKSQEKFFVHVSGLIDEVGEDDKVTFELEKGMKGMNAVKVKLMS, via the coding sequence ATGGCTAAATCACAACAAACCTACAACAAAAAAGAAAAAGAAAAAAAACGTTTAAAAAAGCGTAAAGATAAATTAGAGAAAAAAGAAGAGCGTAAAGCAAATTCAACAGGAGGAGATTTTGACAGCATGATTGCTTATGTTGATGAAAATGGAATGATTACAGATACTCCACCAGATCCAACAAAAAAGAAAAGAGTAATTAAAGCTGAAAACATTGAAATTGGTGTTCCTAAAAGAGAAGAGGAAGCTGAAGAAGATAAAATTAGACAAGGTAAAGTCTCTTTCTTTGATGGATCTAAAGGGTTCGGTTTTATTTTAGATATGAAATCTCAAGAGAAATTCTTTGTGCATGTTAGTGGATTGATTGATGAAGTTGGTGAAGATGATAAAGTTACTTTTGAATTAGAAAAAGGAATGAAGGGAATGAATGCCGTAAAAGTAAAATTGATGTCTTAA
- the cysM gene encoding cysteine synthase CysM encodes MKSIIDLIGNTSLIEVSHLYKKEGVKIYLKLEGNNPGGSVKDRAAFNMIKSALDRGEIKPGSKLVEATSGNTGIALALIAQLLGVDMTLIMPENSTEERIKTMKAYGAKVILTSSDLGIEGARDLAEKMEKEEGYYMLNQFANEDNWKAHYKTTGPEIWRDTNQEVTHFVSAMGTTGTIMGVSTFLKEKNKNIQIVGVQPTDGSKIPGIRKWEKEYLPKIFDSTKVNQVIEVSEGEARETASLMAKKEGVFAGMSSGGAFYAAMKLASTIDKGVIVSIVCDRGDRYLSSDLFE; translated from the coding sequence ATGAAATCAATAATTGACTTAATAGGAAATACTTCGCTAATTGAGGTGTCTCATCTTTATAAGAAAGAAGGGGTTAAAATTTACTTAAAGTTGGAAGGTAATAATCCAGGAGGAAGTGTTAAGGATAGAGCTGCTTTTAATATGATAAAATCTGCTTTAGATAGAGGTGAAATTAAACCTGGAAGCAAATTGGTTGAAGCTACTAGTGGTAATACTGGAATTGCATTGGCATTAATTGCTCAACTTTTAGGTGTTGATATGACTTTGATAATGCCTGAAAACTCAACTGAGGAAAGAATAAAAACAATGAAAGCTTATGGTGCTAAAGTAATTTTAACATCATCTGATTTGGGGATAGAAGGAGCAAGAGATTTAGCTGAAAAAATGGAGAAGGAAGAAGGATATTACATGTTAAATCAATTTGCAAATGAAGATAACTGGAAAGCTCACTATAAAACCACAGGTCCAGAAATATGGAGAGATACGAACCAAGAAGTTACTCACTTTGTATCTGCTATGGGAACAACAGGTACTATAATGGGAGTGTCTACATTTTTAAAAGAAAAAAACAAAAACATACAAATAGTAGGTGTTCAACCAACAGATGGTTCTAAAATTCCGGGGATAAGAAAATGGGAAAAAGAATACCTACCAAAGATTTTTGACTCAACAAAAGTTAATCAAGTTATAGAGGTTTCTGAAGGTGAAGCTAGAGAAACTGCAAGCTTAATGGCAAAGAAAGAAGGTGTTTTTGCTGGAATGAGCAGCGGAGGTGCTTTTTATGCAGCTATGAAGTTAGCATCAACAATAGATAAAGGAGTAATTGTTTCTATAGTTTGTGATCGAGGTGATCGTTATTTGTCTTCAGATTTGTTTGAATAG
- the epsC gene encoding serine O-acetyltransferase EpsC: MNNSKVMLKIRIKDKIDLFTKELFYYLFENDKVQFKKIKRLYDEFTATLSIANSDEIWDQFILQIETIRTKINLDAKAIEENDPAAKSIEEVYYAYPGFYAIVIYRLSHEFHKLNLPIVPRIMSEYAHSKTGTDIHSGAQIGDSFFIDHATGTVIGETVIINNNVKIYQGVTLGAFHISKNLKTKKRHPTIGDNVIIYANATILGGETIIGKNSTIGANVWITESIPENSFVYHEFKSIVKPKNK; encoded by the coding sequence ATGAATAATAGTAAGGTGATGTTAAAAATCAGGATAAAAGATAAGATAGACCTTTTTACGAAGGAGTTATTTTATTATTTATTTGAAAACGATAAAGTTCAGTTCAAAAAGATAAAACGACTATATGATGAGTTTACAGCTACTTTAAGCATTGCTAATAGTGATGAAATATGGGATCAATTTATTTTACAAATTGAGACTATTAGAACAAAAATAAACTTAGACGCAAAAGCAATTGAAGAAAATGATCCAGCAGCTAAAAGCATAGAAGAAGTTTATTATGCTTACCCTGGATTTTATGCAATTGTTATTTATAGATTAAGCCACGAATTTCACAAATTAAACTTACCTATAGTACCAAGAATTATGTCTGAATATGCGCACAGCAAAACAGGTACAGATATTCATTCTGGGGCACAAATCGGAGATTCTTTTTTTATTGATCACGCTACAGGAACTGTAATTGGTGAAACTGTGATAATTAATAATAATGTTAAAATATATCAAGGAGTAACTTTAGGGGCATTCCATATTTCAAAGAATTTAAAAACCAAAAAGAGACATCCAACAATTGGAGATAATGTTATAATTTACGCAAATGCAACTATCCTTGGAGGAGAAACTATTATTGGAAAAAACTCTACTATAGGTGCAAATGTTTGGATAACAGAATCTATACCAGAAAATTCTTTCGTTTACCACGAATTCAAATCAATAGTAAAACCTAAAAACAAATAA
- a CDS encoding YitT family protein yields MKSINLKQELLNYLFIISGSFALAFGVVGFLSPNKIATGGTAGLAIVFHYLTNLPTGTLLALINIPLLLVSVKYLGKYFAIKTIVAIILIGVFIDLLAEFIGLPALSNEPLLATLYGGVIIGIGLGLIFKGGASAGGGTIIAKIVTSKTNMKTGNVILFLDVIVVVLAGIVFKSVELALWSMISIFAASKLIDTVLTGRQSEKIVHISSSKNLSDLSTLIDEALHISGTIVKGNDLALNENKDIIFIVVPNNRLNTLKNLVFVYDNNAKMIVMEATEMLSPTRK; encoded by the coding sequence ATGAAATCAATAAATTTAAAACAAGAATTGTTAAACTATTTGTTTATTATTTCGGGGAGTTTTGCCTTGGCTTTTGGAGTTGTTGGGTTTTTATCTCCTAATAAAATTGCTACTGGTGGTACTGCTGGTTTGGCTATCGTTTTTCATTACTTAACTAATTTACCTACAGGTACTTTGTTGGCTTTAATTAATATCCCACTATTGCTAGTTAGTGTTAAATACTTGGGTAAGTATTTTGCTATTAAAACAATTGTGGCCATTATTTTAATAGGTGTTTTTATTGACTTGCTAGCTGAATTTATTGGCTTACCTGCTTTAAGTAATGAACCATTATTAGCAACACTTTATGGAGGAGTAATTATTGGAATAGGCTTAGGGTTAATTTTTAAAGGCGGGGCATCAGCAGGAGGAGGAACTATTATTGCAAAAATTGTTACTTCTAAAACAAATATGAAAACAGGAAATGTAATCTTGTTTTTAGATGTAATTGTTGTTGTGCTAGCAGGTATTGTGTTTAAAAGTGTTGAGTTAGCCTTGTGGAGTATGATAAGTATTTTTGCAGCATCTAAGCTTATTGATACGGTTTTAACGGGGCGTCAAAGTGAAAAAATAGTTCACATTTCATCATCAAAAAACCTTTCTGATTTAAGTACCTTAATTGATGAAGCCTTACACATTTCTGGTACAATTGTTAAAGGAAATGACCTGGCCTTAAATGAGAATAAAGACATCATTTTTATAGTTGTACCTAATAATAGATTAAATACTTTAAAGAATTTAGTTTTTGTTTACGACAACAATGCTAAGATGATTGTAATGGAAGCAACAGAAATGTTAAGTCCAACTAGGAAATAA
- a CDS encoding peptidylprolyl isomerase: protein MQKRITLILSLSLLLLACSEEQKKAPIKKIIQKVAPKKTDIEPIVKPDLINNDNVTEKLLAYGEENPETILDIYTTYGKLRVKLYKDTPLHRANFVMLAKKGFFKGSVFTRAVQHFIAQGGGTSRKEQVEVKKGIGSYTIPNEIKRNRTHKRGTLGAARSYLSNPDKRSDPYAFYFVEGMKYKKELLKHYEMQNNYTYNQKQIDYYTKNPGAAHIDGEHTVFGEIISGYNVVPKITVVETDSREWPRTDIFIDSVVVIK, encoded by the coding sequence ATGCAAAAAAGAATAACACTTATTTTATCGCTCTCACTTCTACTGTTGGCTTGCTCTGAAGAACAAAAAAAAGCCCCTATTAAAAAAATAATCCAAAAAGTAGCTCCTAAAAAAACTGATATTGAGCCCATTGTAAAACCAGATTTAATAAACAACGATAATGTAACCGAAAAGCTATTAGCTTATGGTGAGGAAAACCCAGAAACCATATTAGACATATACACTACTTACGGAAAGCTAAGAGTTAAATTATATAAAGATACTCCATTGCACAGAGCAAACTTTGTTATGTTAGCTAAAAAAGGATTTTTTAAAGGTTCAGTTTTTACTCGTGCTGTTCAGCATTTTATTGCTCAAGGTGGCGGAACTTCTCGAAAAGAGCAAGTTGAAGTTAAAAAAGGAATTGGAAGCTACACTATACCTAATGAAATTAAACGAAACAGAACGCACAAAAGAGGAACTTTAGGTGCAGCCAGAAGTTATTTAAGTAATCCTGATAAACGATCCGATCCATATGCTTTTTATTTTGTTGAAGGCATGAAATACAAAAAGGAATTATTGAAGCATTACGAAATGCAAAACAATTACACTTACAATCAAAAACAAATTGATTACTACACTAAAAATCCTGGTGCTGCCCATATTGATGGAGAGCACACTGTTTTTGGAGAAATAATTAGTGGGTATAATGTGGTTCCAAAAATTACAGTTGTAGAAACAGATTCAAGAGAATGGCCAAGAACAGATATTTTTATTGATTCTGTAGTTGTAATTAAATAG
- a CDS encoding MFS transporter translates to MAKKDPYQALRFREFNLFLIIRFAMVFAWTMQFIVIEWEVYSLTKDPLSLGLIGLMEVIPAVSLALFAGHIVDQKEKRGLLMKCLLAFFTISSLLFIVCLPEFQESVATNLVVWSIYGLVFLGGIVRSFISPTIFSLFSLVVPKEAYVNGATWSSSVWQIGSVVGPAFAGFSILWFGVHWSMFVIVGFTIFAFLMLTQIEKKPILNKKIGEKVSDSLKEGLRFVFKTKEVLGAITLDMVAVLFGGAVALLPVFAQDILKVGPTGFGFLRAAPAIGSFLTIITIAYFPITVKAGVKLLLSIFGFGLSIIVFGYSEWFILSLIALFFSGVFDGVSVVIRQTILQLKTPDNMRGRVASVNSMFVGSSNELGAFESGLTAKIMGSVNAVIFGGVMTCIIVASSGFVFPKLRDLDLSKSDENE, encoded by the coding sequence ATGGCAAAAAAAGATCCCTATCAAGCATTAAGGTTTCGTGAGTTCAACTTGTTTTTAATCATTCGTTTTGCAATGGTTTTTGCTTGGACAATGCAATTTATTGTAATAGAATGGGAAGTTTATAGTCTTACCAAAGACCCATTATCATTAGGTTTAATTGGGTTGATGGAAGTGATTCCTGCAGTTTCCCTAGCCTTATTTGCTGGCCATATAGTTGATCAAAAAGAAAAAAGAGGTTTATTGATGAAATGCTTATTGGCATTTTTTACAATTAGCAGTTTATTGTTTATTGTTTGTTTACCAGAGTTTCAAGAATCTGTAGCAACTAATTTGGTGGTATGGTCTATTTACGGATTGGTGTTTTTAGGAGGAATTGTTCGTTCATTTATAAGTCCAACAATATTCTCTCTATTTTCATTAGTTGTTCCTAAAGAAGCGTATGTAAACGGGGCTACTTGGAGTAGTTCGGTTTGGCAAATCGGTTCTGTTGTTGGGCCTGCTTTTGCTGGGTTCTCTATTTTATGGTTTGGAGTGCATTGGTCTATGTTTGTAATTGTTGGGTTTACCATTTTTGCATTTTTAATGCTTACCCAAATAGAGAAGAAACCAATTTTAAACAAAAAAATAGGAGAGAAGGTTAGTGATAGCTTAAAAGAAGGTTTACGTTTTGTATTTAAAACCAAGGAGGTATTAGGAGCAATTACCTTAGATATGGTTGCTGTTTTATTTGGTGGAGCTGTTGCATTATTACCTGTTTTTGCGCAAGATATTTTAAAAGTTGGACCAACTGGATTTGGTTTTTTAAGAGCAGCGCCAGCAATCGGTTCTTTCTTAACTATTATTACAATTGCTTATTTTCCAATTACAGTAAAAGCTGGAGTTAAGTTATTACTTTCCATTTTTGGATTTGGGCTAAGTATTATTGTTTTTGGATATTCAGAATGGTTTATATTATCATTAATTGCCTTGTTCTTTAGTGGCGTTTTTGATGGTGTTTCTGTTGTTATTCGTCAAACCATATTGCAATTAAAAACACCAGACAACATGAGAGGTAGAGTAGCTTCAGTAAACTCGATGTTTGTTGGCTCATCAAACGAATTAGGAGCTTTTGAAAGTGGATTAACTGCTAAAATAATGGGTTCAGTAAATGCGGTAATATTTGGTGGAGTTATGACCTGTATAATCGTCGCTTCTTCTGGTTTTGTTTTTCCAAAGTTGAGAGATTTAGATTTGTCTAAGTCTGATGAGAATGAATAA